One region of Terriglobales bacterium genomic DNA includes:
- a CDS encoding cupin domain-containing protein — protein sequence MASLKFFRWSDVELENLNPLLDRQLITGENVMLARVLLKKGCVVPEHSHHNEQLTFILEGALKFWIDGREIVVGPDEVLCIPSNMPHKAEALEDTVDMDIFYPPRQDWLNKTDDYLRGVAKK from the coding sequence ATGGCTTCTCTCAAGTTTTTCCGCTGGTCCGACGTTGAATTGGAAAACCTGAATCCGCTGCTCGACCGTCAGCTCATAACGGGTGAAAACGTGATGCTGGCACGGGTTCTGCTCAAGAAGGGATGTGTCGTCCCGGAGCACAGCCATCACAATGAACAGCTTACGTTTATTCTTGAGGGAGCGCTGAAGTTCTGGATTGATGGTCGCGAAATCGTAGTGGGTCCGGACGAAGTGCTCTGTATTCCCTCGAACATGCCGCATAAGGCTGAGGCGCTGGAGGACACCGTGGATATGGATATCTTCTATCCGCCGCGCCAGGACTGGCTGAACAAGACCGATGACTATTTGCGGGGCGTGGCGAAGAAGTAG